The proteins below are encoded in one region of Pseudomonas putida NBRC 14164:
- a CDS encoding cupin domain-containing protein has protein sequence MDVGERLQVIRKLKGLSQRELAKRAGVTNSTISMIEKNSVSPSISSLRKVLSGIPMSMVEFFSVELEPESPAQIVYKAHELIDISDGAVTMKLVGKSHPNRAIAFLTEVYPPGADTGAEMLTHDGEETGILLEGRLELVVGNEIFILEEGDSYYFESTRPHRFRNPFNQPARLISAATPSNF, from the coding sequence TTGGACGTCGGCGAACGACTGCAAGTCATCCGCAAGCTCAAGGGCCTGTCCCAGCGTGAACTCGCCAAGCGTGCCGGCGTGACCAACAGCACCATCTCGATGATCGAGAAGAACAGCGTGAGCCCTTCTATCAGCTCGCTGCGCAAGGTGTTGAGCGGCATTCCCATGTCCATGGTCGAGTTCTTTTCAGTCGAGCTGGAACCTGAAAGCCCCGCGCAAATCGTCTACAAGGCCCACGAGCTGATTGATATCTCGGATGGCGCGGTGACCATGAAGCTGGTCGGCAAGTCGCACCCCAACCGTGCCATCGCGTTTCTCACCGAGGTGTATCCGCCAGGTGCCGACACCGGTGCCGAGATGCTCACCCATGACGGCGAGGAAACCGGCATCCTGCTCGAAGGGCGGCTGGAGCTGGTGGTCGGCAACGAGATCTTCATCCTTGAAGAAGGCGACAGCTACTACTTCGAAAGCACCCGCCCGCACCGCTTTCGCAACCCTTTCAACCAGCCTGCGCGCCTGATCAGTGCGGCGACGCCTTCAAACTTTTGA
- a CDS encoding acetyl-CoA hydrolase/transferase C-terminal domain-containing protein has translation MHLCSIDQAVEQVLSRLPAHIHMGLPLGLGKPNAFVNALYARVRELPERRLTIYTALSLGRPPLGDGLQRRFLEPFVERVFADYEELDYLADLRNASLPPNIRVEQFFMQPGSLLHSEAAQQDYISSNYSHAARDINAKGLNLVAQLVAATPEKPVHLSLACNPDITLDLLPMISKRRAAGETILMLGQVHAELPYMPGDAELPIDAFDLLIDEAEQRRLFSTPNMPVGTQDHCIGLHASTLVRDGGTLQIGIGAMGDAVAAALLARQGDNAGYRALLDELDTGPWHALIEREGGLGTFAQGLYGCSEMFVNGLLVLAEAGLLRRPADEQGPVVHGGFFLGPQAFYQRLREMPLEQRARFAMTRISFINELYGQEELKRRQRRDARFINTAFAMTLLGAGVADQLEDGRVLSGVGGQYNFVAQGHALEGGRSILLLRSWREAGGEVTSNLFWTYGHCTIPRHLRDIVVTEYGIADLRGQTDSEVIARLLAVSDSRFQQGLIEQAKEAGKLPKSFELDARFTDNTPQRLEAIRARHARLFPEYPMGTDFTAEERDLLRALNWLKSKFKLSEVLELGKAALDAPGPEGYQGHLERMGLGAPQGLKEELYQRLLLAGLAAT, from the coding sequence ATGCACCTCTGCTCCATCGACCAGGCTGTCGAGCAGGTCTTGTCCCGCCTGCCAGCCCACATCCACATGGGCCTGCCGCTGGGCCTGGGCAAGCCCAATGCCTTCGTCAACGCCCTCTACGCCCGGGTGCGTGAGCTACCCGAACGGCGCCTGACTATCTACACCGCGCTGTCCCTCGGCCGCCCGCCATTGGGCGATGGCCTGCAGCGGCGCTTTCTCGAACCCTTCGTCGAGCGCGTCTTCGCCGACTACGAAGAGCTCGACTACCTCGCCGACCTGCGCAACGCCAGCCTGCCGCCGAACATCCGCGTCGAGCAGTTTTTCATGCAGCCCGGCAGCCTGCTACACAGCGAGGCTGCCCAGCAGGATTACATCAGCAGCAACTACAGCCACGCCGCACGCGACATCAACGCCAAGGGCCTGAACCTGGTCGCGCAATTGGTGGCCGCCACACCTGAAAAGCCTGTTCACCTGAGCCTTGCCTGCAACCCCGACATCACCCTCGACCTGCTGCCGATGATCTCCAAGCGCCGTGCGGCCGGCGAGACCATACTCATGCTCGGCCAGGTGCACGCCGAACTGCCCTACATGCCCGGCGATGCGGAACTGCCCATCGATGCGTTCGACCTGCTGATCGACGAGGCCGAGCAACGTCGCCTGTTCTCCACACCGAACATGCCGGTGGGCACCCAGGACCACTGCATCGGCCTGCACGCCAGCACACTGGTACGCGATGGCGGCACCCTGCAGATCGGCATCGGTGCCATGGGCGATGCAGTTGCCGCCGCGTTGCTGGCCCGCCAGGGTGACAATGCAGGCTACCGCGCCTTGCTCGACGAGCTGGATACGGGCCCGTGGCATGCGCTGATCGAGCGCGAAGGGGGGCTGGGGACGTTTGCCCAAGGCCTGTACGGCTGCAGCGAGATGTTCGTCAATGGCCTGCTGGTACTGGCCGAAGCAGGCCTGCTGCGGCGCCCGGCCGATGAGCAGGGGCCAGTGGTGCATGGCGGCTTTTTCCTTGGCCCGCAGGCGTTCTACCAGCGGTTAAGGGAGATGCCACTCGAACAGCGCGCACGTTTTGCCATGACCCGTATCAGCTTCATCAACGAGCTGTACGGGCAGGAAGAACTCAAGCGACGTCAGCGCCGCGATGCGCGCTTCATCAACACGGCGTTCGCCATGACCTTGCTCGGCGCCGGGGTGGCCGATCAGCTGGAAGACGGCCGCGTGCTCAGTGGCGTGGGCGGGCAGTACAACTTCGTCGCCCAAGGCCATGCGCTAGAGGGAGGGCGCTCGATTCTGCTGCTGCGCAGCTGGCGCGAGGCAGGCGGGGAGGTGACCTCAAACCTGTTCTGGACGTATGGCCACTGCACCATACCTCGGCACCTGCGCGATATCGTGGTGACCGAATACGGCATTGCGGATTTGCGCGGGCAAACCGACAGCGAGGTGATTGCACGGTTGCTGGCAGTGAGCGATTCGCGTTTCCAGCAGGGGCTCATCGAGCAGGCAAAAGAGGCCGGCAAGCTGCCCAAGAGTTTTGAGCTGGACGCTCGCTTTACTGACAATACGCCGCAGCGGTTGGAGGCGATCAGGGCGCGGCATGCGCGGCTGTTCCCGGAGTATCCGATGGGGACGGACTTCACAGCTGAAGAGCGCGACCTGTTGCGGGCGCTGAACTGGTTGAAGAGCAAGTTCAAGCTGAGCGAGGTGCTGGAGCTGGGCAAGGCAGCGTTGGATGCGCCGGGGCCGGAGGGGTATCAAGGGCACCTGGAGCGGATGGGGCTGGGCGCTCCGCAGGGATTGAAGGAAGAGCTGTATCAGCGGCTTTTGCTGGCAGGGTTGGCGGCGACCTGA
- a CDS encoding RHS repeat-associated core domain-containing protein, whose translation MDSGWESNNCSEQAAGSRAQPQRLMPGTARGHPGYLPYGYLSISQTLLGFNGDRRDPVTDCYLLGNGRRAFNPRLMRFISSDRMSPFAAGGLNSYAYCLGDPVNRHDPQGNVSIKN comes from the coding sequence ATGGATTCGGGCTGGGAGAGCAATAACTGTTCAGAGCAGGCTGCAGGCAGTCGGGCGCAGCCGCAAAGGCTGATGCCCGGCACTGCCCGTGGGCATCCAGGCTATTTGCCGTATGGCTATCTCTCAATTTCACAGACCCTGCTCGGTTTTAATGGTGACCGACGGGATCCTGTTACAGACTGTTATCTATTGGGCAATGGTCGTCGAGCATTCAACCCAAGATTGATGCGTTTCATTAGCTCGGACAGGATGAGCCCTTTCGCAGCGGGTGGATTGAATTCATATGCGTATTGTTTGGGTGACCCTGTAAATCGTCACGACCCACAGGGAAATGTTTCGATAAAAAATTAG
- the alr gene encoding alanine racemase — protein sequence MRPARALIDLQALRHNYRLARELTGAKALAVIKADAYGHGAVRCALALEAEANGFAVACIEEALELRAAGIKAPVLLLEGFFEASELALIAEHDLWCVVHSLWQLEAIEKTQLHKPLTIWLKLDSGMHRVGLHPKDYHDAYQRLLASGKVSRIVLMSHFARADELDADATAQQIAVFEAARQGLAAECSLRNSPGVLGWPQAPGDWVRPGLMLYGATPFEVPQAQAARLQPVMTLQSRVISVRELPAGEPVGYGAKFVSPRPTRVGVVAMGYADGYPRQAPNGTSVLVAGQRTQLIGRVSMDMLNIDLTDVPQATVGSPVELWGKQVLASEVAAQAGTIPYQIFCNLKRVPRDYIGE from the coding sequence ATGCGTCCCGCCCGCGCCCTGATCGACCTCCAGGCCCTGCGCCACAACTACCGTCTGGCCCGTGAACTGACCGGTGCCAAAGCCCTCGCAGTGATCAAGGCCGACGCCTATGGCCACGGTGCCGTACGCTGCGCCCTGGCCCTGGAGGCCGAAGCCAACGGCTTTGCCGTGGCTTGCATCGAAGAGGCGCTGGAGTTGCGCGCCGCCGGTATCAAGGCCCCGGTGCTGTTGCTGGAAGGCTTCTTCGAAGCCAGCGAGCTGGCGCTGATTGCCGAGCACGACCTGTGGTGCGTGGTGCACTCGCTGTGGCAGCTGGAAGCCATCGAGAAGACCCAGCTGCACAAGCCGCTCACCATTTGGCTGAAGCTGGACAGCGGCATGCACCGCGTCGGCCTGCACCCCAAGGACTACCATGACGCCTACCAGCGCCTGCTGGCCAGCGGCAAGGTTTCGCGCATCGTGCTGATGAGCCACTTTGCCCGCGCTGACGAACTGGATGCCGACGCCACCGCCCAGCAGATCGCCGTGTTCGAAGCCGCCCGCCAGGGCCTGGCTGCCGAGTGCAGCCTGCGTAACTCACCCGGCGTGCTGGGCTGGCCGCAAGCGCCCGGCGATTGGGTACGCCCAGGCCTGATGCTGTACGGCGCCACGCCGTTCGAAGTGCCCCAGGCCCAGGCCGCACGCCTGCAACCGGTGATGACCCTGCAATCGCGGGTCATCAGCGTGCGCGAGCTGCCTGCCGGCGAGCCGGTGGGCTACGGCGCCAAGTTCGTCAGCCCACGGCCAACCCGTGTTGGCGTGGTCGCCATGGGCTATGCCGATGGCTACCCACGCCAGGCGCCCAACGGCACCTCGGTGCTGGTCGCCGGCCAGCGCACCCAGCTGATCGGCCGGGTGTCGATGGACATGCTCAACATCGACCTGACCGACGTGCCGCAAGCCACCGTCGGCAGCCCGGTCGAATTGTGGGGCAAGCAGGTGCTGGCCAGCGAAGTAGCCGCGCAAGCGGGCACCATTCCCTACCAGATCTTCTGCAATCTGAAACGGGTACCTCGGGACTACATCGGCGAATGA
- a CDS encoding xanthine phosphoribosyltransferase, which yields MEALHQKIREEGIVLSDQVLKVDAFLNHQIDPALMQLIGDEFARLFADAGVTKIVTIEASGIAPAVMTGLKLGVPVIFARKHQSLTLTENLLTASVYSFTKQTENTVAISPRHLNSSDRVLVIDDFLANGKASQALISIIKQAGATVAGLGIVIEKSFQGGRAELDSQGYRVESLARVKSLEGGVVSFIE from the coding sequence GTGGAAGCACTGCATCAGAAGATTCGCGAAGAAGGCATCGTGCTTTCCGACCAGGTTCTTAAAGTCGACGCGTTTCTCAACCACCAGATCGATCCTGCTCTGATGCAGTTGATCGGTGACGAGTTCGCCCGCTTGTTCGCCGACGCCGGCGTGACCAAGATCGTCACCATCGAAGCCTCGGGCATTGCCCCGGCGGTGATGACCGGCCTGAAGCTGGGCGTACCGGTGATCTTTGCGCGCAAGCACCAGTCGCTGACCCTGACCGAGAACCTGCTGACTGCCTCGGTGTACTCCTTCACCAAGCAGACCGAGAACACCGTGGCCATTTCGCCACGCCACCTCAACAGCAGCGACCGCGTGCTGGTGATCGACGACTTCCTGGCCAACGGCAAGGCGTCGCAGGCGCTGATCTCGATCATCAAGCAAGCCGGTGCCACCGTGGCCGGCCTGGGTATCGTGATCGAGAAGTCGTTCCAGGGCGGCCGTGCCGAGCTGGACAGCCAGGGCTACCGCGTTGAATCGCTGGCCCGGGTGAAGTCGCTGGAAGGCGGCGTGGTCAGCTTCATCGAGTAA
- a CDS encoding c-type cytochrome has translation MLAVPAAVFALWAMSATAATNDDIAKRLEPVGQVCVQGQECKGMEVAVAAGGGGAKTPDEIIAKHCNACHGSGLLGAPKIGDTAAWKERADHQGGLDGILAKAITGINAMPPKGTCADCSDDDLKGAIKKMSGL, from the coding sequence ATGCTGGCCGTACCAGCAGCCGTATTCGCCCTCTGGGCAATGAGCGCAACCGCTGCGACCAATGACGACATTGCCAAACGCCTGGAGCCGGTTGGCCAGGTGTGCGTCCAGGGCCAGGAATGCAAAGGCATGGAAGTGGCTGTTGCAGCGGGGGGCGGGGGTGCCAAGACCCCAGATGAGATCATCGCCAAGCACTGCAATGCTTGCCATGGCAGCGGTCTGCTCGGCGCGCCGAAGATTGGCGATACCGCCGCGTGGAAAGAACGCGCTGACCATCAGGGCGGCCTGGATGGCATCCTGGCCAAGGCCATTACCGGCATCAACGCCATGCCACCCAAAGGCACTTGCGCGGACTGCTCGGATGACGACCTGAAAGGGGCGATCAAGAAAATGTCCGGGCTTTGA